TGGCCCAAAGAAAAGATCTCTTCATTAGGGAATCCTCCGGTTTAGTAAGAGAAGTGAGCCCTTGGGCTTCCTTATCAGCAACCTTCGGATTAGTGACTGGAGGAGTTCCAATTTTAATACTAAGTTGGCTTTTTACTGCACCAGGAGCGAATTGGATTTTATCTTTCCTATTGATGTTACCGCCTACATTAGGAACAGCTTTCTTATTTTACATAGCTGGAATTTCAATGCCTAGAGCTGGGGGAGATTATGTATTCAATAGTAGGGCAGTTCATCCTGCTATAGGCTTCATCAATTATTTTGGATTGTTTGTAGCTTTTGCTCTATCCTTAGGATATTACAGTTATTTAGCTGCACAATGGTTCGGATATTTGTTTTCCTCAATAGGATTAGCTTATTCAAACCAGTTTTTCCTCAGTTTAGGCTGTTGGTTTTCTGGGACAATAGGTAGTATAGTTGTCGGAATAATAGTAGTTTTCCTTTCTATTGTATTATCAATAATTCCCAGAGTACAATGGCGTTTCGTCTTTTGGGGAGGAATAATAACTCTTATCACATCAATTGTGATGTTTTACTATTTACTTCAAATATCTCCATCATCTTTTTCCACAGCATTATCTTCCTCAACAGGAATAAGCAATGCTTATAGCGAAGTAATTAGCGATGCTACGTCCAATGGATTAAAATTCTATACTCCATTATACGCAACTTTCCTAGCGGGACCAGTAATCTGGTATTACTACACGTGGTATAATTTACCTGCATCTTGGGCTGGAGAAATGAAACAGGTAAGGAAGAACGTTCTATATTCTATACTGGTAGCTATTTTAATAATTGCAGTATATTACATTGCTTTTACTTACATAAATTTGAGAGCATTTGGATGTAAGTTCCTAACATCTTGGAGCTACATAAGTAACTGTGGAATTAACGATCCTGTCTATAAGTCCCTATCTTCAATAGGTGACTTTACTCCATATTTTGCTCTCATTGTGGATCATAATTTGATAGTGTTTATGATAATGTTCATAGCCTTATGGTTACCTAACTTTTACAGTAATCCTCCGTTAGTAACTTCGTTAGTAAGATATTTATTTTCCTGGTCTTTCGACAGGATAATGCCTTCTTGGATGGCAGATGTTAATGAGAAGATGAGAGCTCCAGTAAAAGCTACTCTACTTGTAGGTATAATGGGAATTGCGGGAGTTTTACTTTATGCTTTCAATACTGTCATAGCATTAGTAGACGTTACAGTAATTTTTGAGATAGGCTACGCAATCTTTGCGTTATCAGTAGCGCTAATGCCTTATGTAAGAAAACAGGTTTATGAAAGATCAGTCCCAATAAAGAGGAAAATACTTGGAATCCCAATAGTTAGCTTAATAGGTTTTCCAATCTTCGCGTTCTTAGCATTTATCTTAGCCATAACTTGGGGAAATCCGATTCTTTTGCCAATTAATATTCAGACGTTAGCTAGCTTGGGAATAATATATGCTGGAGGTGGAATAATCTATTTCATTGCAGCACAGTTAAATAAAAAGAAGGGAATAGAAGTATCGTTGTTATTTCAAGAAATACCTCCGGAATAATTTTCTTTAACGTTTTTCTCTTCTTTCCTTATGTAAAACTTTCTAGCTATGGTAAATAACACTATTACGACGTATGAGTCAACGAACGGAGCAAAATCTGTAACATAAAAGCTAAACTGCGTATGGTTACCTAGTATATAAACTAGAACAAAGCCTAACCATTCTGACCATGCAAACATTGTAGTAATTATCATCTTCAAGTTCTTCATGATAAAAGCTATAGGGGTAGTTACAGCCCATAAGATCATTATAATCGGATTAACGTTAGCGTAAAATCCGTGACCCATACCGAATGGATGAATGTTTAAAAACCAATCCCAAGGAGCTGAAATTTGAGTCACTGCATTCAAGGATATATGTCCATTACTTACATCCCAAATTACCGTATTGTCAATTTTAGCATGAAGCCAGGCTAAAGGTCCTCCTACATAGATTATTATAGGTAACGAGACTATGATGTAAACCAATGCTGGAATTGCCAAACCTAGATAAGCTCTTTTGATGGGCCTTTTTTCAATTTCACCAATATAATATAATGCTGGAAAGATTAACATGACGGCAGGCTCCTTTGAAGCTATTGCTAAGCCTAAAAATATCATAGACAGTAACAGTTTATTCTTTAAGAGGAAATATAAGCTAAGAAAACTGAAAAAAGCTACGTATATATCAAGCATTGCTGTTCCGTGAAGTACCCATAAATTAGGGCAAGAAGCTAATATTACTGCAGTGAAAATCCCTCCCAAATTGCCTATTAAATCCTTACCTAGTACTTCCCTAGTGAAGAAGAAGCCTGTTATTAAAATTAAGTCGCCTATTATCCAGCTAGGTATTCTCCAAGCTAAAGGCGAATAGCCCATGATTAAGATAAATATATCCATGATATACTTTGCTAAGGGCGGATGACAAATATTAATAAATGTACAAATTCCGGGATGACCGGTAGGATAAGGAAAATACATTGGAGGACTTACGTGAAATATGAGCTTAAGCATATTATAAGCGGCAGTTGGATACCAGACTTCGTCGCCTATATAAGCATTAACTGGAAGGAATGTCTTTACGGTGAAATAAGTATATACTGCAACTACTATACCAAGAGTAGAATAGAAAATTAAGTCGAGATATTTCCTTATCATAAAATGATTTTTACCCGGTTATAATTAAGTCTATTCAAAACTATTATTAGATGACTTTAATGAAGAATAACTGTAACAAATCTCAAAATTATATCCAATTTTTTTACATGAAATCTCACTTTTTGTCTCTAACGTGCTAAGCATAATATATAGGTTATATATTACCTTTATAATCTTTATTGCATATAAAGTCGTTAAACACAATAATACTATTCATGAATGATTTAAACTTTACTATTTAGTTTTAAAATCTCCTTTCCTAGGTATTTTACTTGTTCTGGCAGTTCAACGTTAATATCGTTAAGCATAAAAAGGCTTTCAATGAATGGAATGACTACTTTTATTCCCTCAAACCTATTGGCAACTCTCATTGCCCTTTCCAAATCCTCCGGAAAAGGGGGCACTAAGTTAATTACAATCCCTATGTATTGCCCTATCCTTTGAGAACTCCTCTCTATTTCCCTGATATATCTAAGGGTAGACTCAACTGAGATTTCGCTTGAATCTGATATGTAAAGTCTGTATATTTTCTCTTCAGGAAAAGTTTCCTTAAATAAACTTAACTCACATTGGACTTCATCGTCGTTCCATTGAATCATGGACGGGTTATCAACTATAAATGCTTGAAACCCATTTTTAACGATTCCCTGATATTTTTCCCTAATTTTTTTATATAGGTTCTCATTTTTCCTTATAATACCTAGGTCAACATAAAATCTTACGCCGTCTCCATATAGCTTAAGAATGTAAAAATCTCCTCCATCTTTTGTTTTCACCTCTTTAAAATAGTCTTCTTTATCCTCTTTATCAACTACAGAAGCTAGTAATCCTTTTCCTTTTATTTTAGCTAAGTTCGATGTCCACCCTACTGGGTCTCTGTCAATTAAAAGGGTTTTTACCCCATTTTGTGATAAATATTTAGATAAAAGTAATGCTATGGTTGACTTTCCTACTCCTCCTTTAGTACTTAGCACTGAAAGTCTCATTGCTTAATCAAATTATTTAAAAGATTTAAAGTTTTGTATGATTCATTTTAACATCTTCTAAAAAAACTAGGTTAAACTAGCATTTTAGGCCTTATCTTGAATTTCCTATACAGCAATACTAGTAAGGACGGAGCTAGATAGTACCACAATAATGAAGTTTCAAGAATTGCCGCAATTGATAAAGCAAATCCCATCTCCTGCAGTATTGCAGCCTTAACCAGCATTAATGAACCCATGGTTCCTGCGAATATTAAGCCCAAGAAGATGATAGTTTTCCCTATTGCTTTAACGCTCTTTCCTACAGCAGTTTCCATATCTTCCCCTTTCTCTATTTCCTCGTGAACTCTTGCTATTAGGAATATATTATAATCCATTCCTATTCCAATAATTATTGCAACCAAGAATAGAGGAACTACCGCAAAAATTCCGTACCCTAGAATATTTACGAAGATCAACCTCTCTAAGCCCAAAGTTATTCCTACGGCAGACATTATTGTAAATATTACTACACCAGAAACTGAGAAAGACCTAGTCATAATTACTAGAAGTATATACATAGTGACTGTAATTAACAGGAATATCTCTATGAAGTCTGTTTGTATGAAGTGCAGTATATTATAAAGATCTACAGGTCCACCGCCTACATAACCCACGTGAAGGTTTTCTATAGCTTGTACAACTTGAAATGCTTGGTTAGAGAAAGGCTGATATTTCTGGTTTACTACAAATAGCATATATCCGTGGGACACGTACTCAGTATAATTATATTCTGAAAGCTTACAATATGGAACTAATCCTCCGTAAGGCGATACTGGAGACTCTACTGCTGTAACCCCAGATATAGATGAAATCTCTCTGTAAATGTGCACTGCATAGTTATAAGTAGTCTCGTTGAAGGTTGAGATAGGAACTACTACATAGATCGGAAATACATTTGATGTAGTAAACTCTTGGCTCAATATATTAACTCCGTCACTAGCTTGAGAAGGTGGCATTAAACCTAAGATATTAGTGCTCAAGGGCATCGTAACTGCTATCAATGAAAATATAACTACAACAGCTACAAAGATTCCTACTTTAGTCACCGGTCTAGAAATTGAATTCTTCTTGTTCTCAATTCTAGTGAATTTTGCTGGGAAGAATAGTTTATCTCCTGTTGCTTTAAGTATCGAGGTGAAAAGCGTAGTTGCCGAAAGCCATACTACAAACACTGCTAACATCTCCGAGATTGAAGTATCTGAGACTAGTGGCACATTATATATGTAAAGGAATAAGAAAGATAACATAACTACAAGCGCTGTCAAGGTAACTGCTCTACCACCCCACCTTATTGCCTCTTTTACTGCATCGTCTTTAGATAATCCCTTTCTCCTTTCCTCTATATATCTGCTTGAGATGAAAACAACATAGTCAGTCCCTAGTCCTAAAGCTAACAGCAATACTTGGCTCGGAGTTAGGAAATCTACAGTTATTCCTAGTAGTTTTATTACTACCAACCATATTAGCACTGAAGAAACTAAGAACGCTGATATGTATATTCCTAAAGGTACGAATGCGGCTACAAACGATCTGAAGTAAATTCCGGTAATTATTATTGCTAGCGCAATCCCTACAGGAATTGCTACTGCAAATGCGCTATTAGCTAATCCTCTGAGCTGTTGATTTACAGGTTTAGATCCCGACAAGTAGGAAGTAAAAGGAATTTCGCTCTTTATATAATTTTGAAAGTCCTTTGCTTCATTTATCGTGAAGTTTCCTCTCATAATGAGCAAGTAGTAGTTCTTGTAATATAGGGCGTCAGTGATATTATGGATAAGCGTTACTGGAAATTCATTACTCTTTATTAAATTGAAAACTAGCGAAGATATACTTTCATTCTTTGATAGTACTTCCTGAAGTAAGCTTTTATTTACGCATATTATTGGAGTGAAATTAGCGTAATTGGTTATGAGTTTTGCAGATAAATTGTATATACTATTGTTATTTGCAGTCTGTAGGTAAAGAAGGAATTCTTTAGGAGTTATGTTAGAAGCGTTAAGTATTGGTTGTAACTTCGTTATCTTAGGAGACACAATATAGGCAGTTAGGTTGCTCACGTTATGATAATAAATTAAGTCTTGGAAGAACCATTCTGGTAGTTTGCTTTCATTTGAAGCTTGTGAAGAAACAAAATTAACGTACTGTGAGTATTCGGTAAAGCCACTTACTTCACTAACTAAGCTTGGAGACACGTTATATTGGGAACTAATGTAATTAACTGCAAATTCGTAAGGAGTTTTGCTTAAGTTATAGTATACTTCTGATACGAAAGGCCTTTCTGTTACGTTAGCCTTAGAAAGTATAACGTTATACGCAAGTTCTTTAAAGTCTGTTTGAGTTAAAACATCCTGCAGGAATGTTTCATTAAGTCCAGTCTTTTCGGAATATATGCTAAGTAATACAGTTTTAGGCTCAATAGAATATAATTCTTCGGCAAGACTGAGAGGTACATGCTCTGTTTCGTTAATATAATGTGTGGTAAATTCGCAGTAAGGGGTCTCATTTTCGAAGTTAATTATATTTACATAATTTTCTAGATATAACACGAAAGAATTGTTGAGAAGTGTAGAAGCGTTTTCAACGCTTATCTGAGCTCTTTCTACGAAATTGCTGTAGTTATTTTTCAGCCAGAACTCGTAAAACGCATAAAAGAACTTACTCTCGTTTTCGTTAGTTATGAGTTTGCTTACGCTTTGGAATGCTTCCTCACTTGAATATGTAAAGTTATGAGTTTCTGCATATAATTCCGAGAATTCTTTTAAGAAATAGGAAGTATAGCCGTAAAGGAAAAGGGATACATTACGTGCAGTAGAGTTTATCTCTATCTCTCCTCCTTTAATTTTGCAGAATACAGACAAGTTATTTAACATTCCTTGGTGGAGTTGGCTAAGCTTAATCGCAGTTCCGTTTATTTCATTACTTACATTTATGAATGCAATCTCAACTTTCTTCACTCCAGAATTTAATTCCTCCAGTTTTACTACACTGCCGTTTAACTTTATGTATTGGCAACTTAGATTATTCTCTGCCTTAATCTCTCCGTTTTTAATCTCTATTATTTCTGGATATAGAGAATTAGTTGCATTTTGTAATTTCGATAATGTAGTATTTAGTAAATCTTTCTCTAGAGAATAGTAGCTTATTATAGTTATATTTCCGTAAGAAGTTAGATTAGCTAAAAATAGTGAATAAGAGCTCACATTTCCTTGTATTATTAGTATTGCGTTAGCACCAGAAGCTCCTTGTAAGTGGAAATAATTTGAAACAATATTCTCAGCTTGAGCCGAAGTGCTTCCCGGCGTTGAAATATTTATTTGATAACTGACGTTATTGAAGAAGAGAGTTGAGAAAGGTGCTGAAATTGCTAAGATGGCTATCCAAATTATAAGTACGATATACCATTTTTTTGAAATAAACTCTGAAAACTTCGAATTCATACGTGGAATAGATATATCTAAAATATAAGCTTTTCTTAACTGACCTTCTTTGGTATATCTCTATGCAAGAAACTAATGAATGCAATTATTATTGCGAAACTGGAATAACCTAATATATATGCAATAGCTGCAATAGTAGTTCCTGGAACTACTGGAAAGATTTCTAAAGCCTCTACTATTAATGATGCGTGAGGAATACCCTGAGCTATTATATAAGGTAATTCTGTTGATCCCCATGCGGGTAAGGATATTGCTATGCCTATCAAAAAATATAAACTTGTCAGCTTTGCGACGAAGAGCAATACAGCACCAATTATTATAGAGCCTATCAAGATTGTACTTGAAACTAAGAAAGCAAGACTACTTCTCCTAAAAACTTCACCGAACATGAAGCCTATTGAAAAGAAAGTTAAAGTTGAAAATAAAATTGATAGTAAAACTTCAGGCAAGAAAGTTAATTCTGCTTGTTTTCCAAAAAAGGAAAATGAGAAAATTAAAGCTAATGCAACCATTAGTAGGTAAATTAATATAACTAGAACGTAACCTCCCAAAAACTTTCCTACCAGAAATGATAGCCTTGTAATAGGTTTAGTCATGAAGAAATCTACAGTTCCTTGCTCGTATTCTTCAGACATAGCTCCCGAGGAAATGGATATGGAAATAAAGTGAATAAGTAAACTTTGAGGTAAAAGAACTCCAGCTAACCAAAGTAAATCTTCTATTGGCGATAATAATTTTTCTATCCTCGGAGTTCTGAACTCTGCAAGGGAAAGGTAAACTCCTATTTCAAATAGTAAAGTGATTGCAACTAAAGTTATGACCTTCTTTCTTGCAATTGCTCTCTTAATTTCATAAACCATAATTTTCTCAATCATTAGACATAGCCTCTTTAACTATATTCAAATAAGCTTCCTCTAATTCATTATCTAAGTAGAAAGACCTAATCCTTACTCCTGCTAGAACCAATCTTTTAATAAGCTCTTCTCTCCTGTCTTCGTCAAGCGTTAAAATCACTTTATTCTTCTCCCCTTCTTCCACATTTCTCACGAAATCCATTTTACTAACTTCTGTCTTCAGATTTTCCATATCTTCAGTCTCAATTATTACTCTTATTCCTAGAAATCTCTTTATTAAATCCTCAACGGTTCCTTCAAAATATACTGATCCCTTATAAATGAAGTAAACTTTATCTGCAATCTTTTTTACGTCCTCCATTTCATGAGATGTCATTAATACAGTCTTTCCTTCCTTAGCAATGTTCTTCACTATGTTCCTAAAGTTAGAGATCAACACAGGATCTGTGCCCATATTTGGCTCATCCATTATGAGAACTTCTGGATTACCTAACATAGCTTCTGCAATTGCTATCCTTTGAATCATTCCTTTACTGTACTTTGCAATCTTCTTATTGGCATTCTCTGTCATTCCTACCATTTCTAGGAGTTTAGGAATTTCTGACTTGCCAATTCCTTTTATTTTTGCTGAAAATTCAAGTACTTCCTTTCCCGTAAGAAAGGGAGGGAGATTAGGCAACTCTTGAATATAACCTATTTTTTTAAATATTGACTTATCCTTAAAGGGATCCTTATTCAAAATTCTAACTTCTCCATCATCGGGGAAGATCAGACCTAAAATAACTCTAATTAATGTAGTTTTACCTGCGCCATTAGGGCCTAATATTGCTGTTATTTTCCCTTTTTCTGCTTTTAAAGTAACTCCTTTCAGTGCAGGCTTACTTCCGTACTTCTTCTTAATTCCTTCGGCAATTATCATGTAAAATAACATTTGTTGCAGGAATTTTTATTCTTGTGCTATTCTCTCCATCTCATTGCGTATCTTGGTAAGGAAATAAGCACTATACTTTCTAAAATAAACGCTACAATGGATATTTGATCTGTATTTTGTAAATTCAAAATTCCTTGGACAATCATTGACGCTGGAGTTGATGGTGATAATAAAAGCAGGTAAAGTACATCTTTCGGAAGTATTGAGTAAGGATAATAAAGTGGAGGAAGTATTGTGAAAATGAGCGAGAGGAAAGTAGATAATCCCCACGAATGTCTTGTATGTCTTATTAAACTTGCTAAAGTTATTGAGAGTGAAGTAGTAGATATAAGTAGTACTGCTGAAATTCCTAGAATAATAAGCAACTGAATAGTAGAGAAAACGTGAAATATGATCCCTAATAAAATATAAATCACTATTCCTGGCAGAGTGTAGATGAAATTACCTAAAGTTAAGCCTAGTATGTAATCCATGGGACCTATTTCAGTAGATACAAGCAGATCTTGTAGTCTTAACTGCAACCTTAAGAAGGCAAAATCTCCTATTAAGGAAATAGAGTTAGATACTATTACCGAGAGTAGCCCTCCTACTATTCCGTAAGCTAAAAGCTCTCCCTTTGAGATTACGTAAATGAAGAAGAGCAAAGATAAGGGCAGAGAAAGGTAAGCTAAAATGTAGATAGGAGCTCTTCTTATGTTCGAATACCCATAGAACCAAGCAAAAGTAAGAATGAAATTACTCCTCATAGTACAATCCCTTCGTTATCATTACGTCCTCTAGACTTATTGGTTTTATTACTACCCCTTTTCCTACGAGTTTCCTTGCTTCATCTTCATCTACATAAGATAGAGTAAGACTGCCTATTTTTATGTTACCTTCTCCCTCTACTCTCACTTTTCCTCTTAACGTAGATAACAATTCATCAACCGTGCCATAATCAACAAGCTTTCCCCTGTTTATTATTGCTATCTTACTGCAAAGCTCCTCAGCTTCTTCCATGTAATGCGTCGTTAAAACGATCTTGGATCTCATTTGCTTAATTGCAGACCAAACTTCAAGCCTAGAAATTGGATCTAGTCCAGTAGTTGGTTCATCTAAAAACACTATATCAGCATTAGATGCAATAGCCATTGCAACGAAAACCTTCCTTTTCATTCCTCCCGATAGTTCATCCGTAGGTTTATCCATTACCTCTCCTAACCCAACCTCTTTTAATACAGATTTAGCTGTCTTTAATGCCTCTGAGATTGAAAAACCCCTAGCCGTTAAATACATCGCAACGTGTTCTAAAGGTGAGGAAATTCCCATAGGCGAAGCCTCTTGAGGAATGCTAGCTATTATTTTCCTTACTTTTTTGACTTCCTTAACTACGTCAAATCCTTCTATTACTGCTCTTCCTGATGTTGGTAGGAGTTGAGTTGAAAGAATTCTAATTAGTGTAGTTTTACCTGCGCCATTTCTACCTAATACACAGGAAATCTTACCATCTAAATTAACCGAAAGTTCATCTAATGCTCTCGTTCCGTCTCTGTAAACCTTAGTTAGTTTCTCAGTAAAAATCATAAGGGAATAATTTCGTTAGAGGTAAAAAGATTAATATGCCAGCTAATAGGTCTTCATTATAATTATTCTAATATATTTTTAAATGCTGTTAAAGGAACTATAATACATGCAGACTCAAATACCGCCAGGGCAAAGATACCTTAAAAAGTTTATATATTACGCAGCGCTTGGAGTTCCAGAAGTTAATATTAAAGATTACAGGCTAAAGATAAGTGGTCTAGTTGAAAATCCCTTAGAATTTACTTATGACCAACTTCTGAATATGATAGATACTAAGTATACAAAGGACTTTCACTGCGTTACAGGCTGGAGTATAAAAGATGTTTACTGGGAAGGCATAAAGATAAAAACATTAATAGACAAGGCTAAGGTCAAGGACGAAGCAAAATGGGTTATATTCTACTCTTTAGACGGTTATACTTCAGTAGTTCCTAGGGATGACGTTTTAGCAGAAGATTCAATAATCGCCTTAAGGATTAACGGTAAGCCTTTAAGTGCAGAGCAAGGATTTCCTGCAAGACCATTTATGCCTCACCTTTACGGTTGGAAGAGCGCAAAATGGCTAACAGAAATAGAGTTCGTTTCCGAATATGTTGATGGCTAT
This genomic interval from Acidianus sp. HS-5 contains the following:
- a CDS encoding ParA family protein encodes the protein MRLSVLSTKGGVGKSTIALLLSKYLSQNGVKTLLIDRDPVGWTSNLAKIKGKGLLASVVDKEDKEDYFKEVKTKDGGDFYILKLYGDGVRFYVDLGIIRKNENLYKKIREKYQGIVKNGFQAFIVDNPSMIQWNDDEVQCELSLFKETFPEEKIYRLYISDSSEISVESTLRYIREIERSSQRIGQYIGIVINLVPPFPEDLERAMRVANRFEGIKVVIPFIESLFMLNDINVELPEQVKYLGKEILKLNSKV
- a CDS encoding ABC transporter ATP-binding protein, with the protein product MIFTEKLTKVYRDGTRALDELSVNLDGKISCVLGRNGAGKTTLIRILSTQLLPTSGRAVIEGFDVVKEVKKVRKIIASIPQEASPMGISSPLEHVAMYLTARGFSISEALKTAKSVLKEVGLGEVMDKPTDELSGGMKRKVFVAMAIASNADIVFLDEPTTGLDPISRLEVWSAIKQMRSKIVLTTHYMEEAEELCSKIAIINRGKLVDYGTVDELLSTLRGKVRVEGEGNIKIGSLTLSYVDEDEARKLVGKGVVIKPISLEDVMITKGLYYEE
- a CDS encoding MMPL family transporter; this encodes MNSKFSEFISKKWYIVLIIWIAILAISAPFSTLFFNNVSYQINISTPGSTSAQAENIVSNYFHLQGASGANAILIIQGNVSSYSLFLANLTSYGNITIISYYSLEKDLLNTTLSKLQNATNSLYPEIIEIKNGEIKAENNLSCQYIKLNGSVVKLEELNSGVKKVEIAFINVSNEINGTAIKLSQLHQGMLNNLSVFCKIKGGEIEINSTARNVSLFLYGYTSYFLKEFSELYAETHNFTYSSEEAFQSVSKLITNENESKFFYAFYEFWLKNNYSNFVERAQISVENASTLLNNSFVLYLENYVNIINFENETPYCEFTTHYINETEHVPLSLAEELYSIEPKTVLLSIYSEKTGLNETFLQDVLTQTDFKELAYNVILSKANVTERPFVSEVYYNLSKTPYEFAVNYISSQYNVSPSLVSEVSGFTEYSQYVNFVSSQASNESKLPEWFFQDLIYYHNVSNLTAYIVSPKITKLQPILNASNITPKEFLLYLQTANNNSIYNLSAKLITNYANFTPIICVNKSLLQEVLSKNESISSLVFNLIKSNEFPVTLIHNITDALYYKNYYLLIMRGNFTINEAKDFQNYIKSEIPFTSYLSGSKPVNQQLRGLANSAFAVAIPVGIALAIIITGIYFRSFVAAFVPLGIYISAFLVSSVLIWLVVIKLLGITVDFLTPSQVLLLALGLGTDYVVFISSRYIEERRKGLSKDDAVKEAIRWGGRAVTLTALVVMLSFLFLYIYNVPLVSDTSISEMLAVFVVWLSATTLFTSILKATGDKLFFPAKFTRIENKKNSISRPVTKVGIFVAVVVIFSLIAVTMPLSTNILGLMPPSQASDGVNILSQEFTTSNVFPIYVVVPISTFNETTYNYAVHIYREISSISGVTAVESPVSPYGGLVPYCKLSEYNYTEYVSHGYMLFVVNQKYQPFSNQAFQVVQAIENLHVGYVGGGPVDLYNILHFIQTDFIEIFLLITVTMYILLVIMTRSFSVSGVVIFTIMSAVGITLGLERLIFVNILGYGIFAVVPLFLVAIIIGIGMDYNIFLIARVHEEIEKGEDMETAVGKSVKAIGKTIIFLGLIFAGTMGSLMLVKAAILQEMGFALSIAAILETSLLWYYLAPSLLVLLYRKFKIRPKMLV
- a CDS encoding sulfite oxidase-like oxidoreductase, translating into MQTQIPPGQRYLKKFIYYAALGVPEVNIKDYRLKISGLVENPLEFTYDQLLNMIDTKYTKDFHCVTGWSIKDVYWEGIKIKTLIDKAKVKDEAKWVIFYSLDGYTSVVPRDDVLAEDSIIALRINGKPLSAEQGFPARPFMPHLYGWKSAKWLTEIEFVSEYVDGYWEERGYHERGNVWEEERFKDPGGKHHIARRPILT
- a CDS encoding ABC transporter permease, whose translation is MEKIMVYEIKRAIARKKVITLVAITLLFEIGVYLSLAEFRTPRIEKLLSPIEDLLWLAGVLLPQSLLIHFISISISSGAMSEEYEQGTVDFFMTKPITRLSFLVGKFLGGYVLVILIYLLMVALALIFSFSFFGKQAELTFLPEVLLSILFSTLTFFSIGFMFGEVFRRSSLAFLVSSTILIGSIIIGAVLLFVAKLTSLYFLIGIAISLPAWGSTELPYIIAQGIPHASLIVEALEIFPVVPGTTIAAIAYILGYSSFAIIIAFISFLHRDIPKKVS
- a CDS encoding ABC transporter ATP-binding protein yields the protein MIIAEGIKKKYGSKPALKGVTLKAEKGKITAILGPNGAGKTTLIRVILGLIFPDDGEVRILNKDPFKDKSIFKKIGYIQELPNLPPFLTGKEVLEFSAKIKGIGKSEIPKLLEMVGMTENANKKIAKYSKGMIQRIAIAEAMLGNPEVLIMDEPNMGTDPVLISNFRNIVKNIAKEGKTVLMTSHEMEDVKKIADKVYFIYKGSVYFEGTVEDLIKRFLGIRVIIETEDMENLKTEVSKMDFVRNVEEGEKNKVILTLDEDRREELIKRLVLAGVRIRSFYLDNELEEAYLNIVKEAMSND
- a CDS encoding APC family permease → MAQRKDLFIRESSGLVREVSPWASLSATFGLVTGGVPILILSWLFTAPGANWILSFLLMLPPTLGTAFLFYIAGISMPRAGGDYVFNSRAVHPAIGFINYFGLFVAFALSLGYYSYLAAQWFGYLFSSIGLAYSNQFFLSLGCWFSGTIGSIVVGIIVVFLSIVLSIIPRVQWRFVFWGGIITLITSIVMFYYLLQISPSSFSTALSSSTGISNAYSEVISDATSNGLKFYTPLYATFLAGPVIWYYYTWYNLPASWAGEMKQVRKNVLYSILVAILIIAVYYIAFTYINLRAFGCKFLTSWSYISNCGINDPVYKSLSSIGDFTPYFALIVDHNLIVFMIMFIALWLPNFYSNPPLVTSLVRYLFSWSFDRIMPSWMADVNEKMRAPVKATLLVGIMGIAGVLLYAFNTVIALVDVTVIFEIGYAIFALSVALMPYVRKQVYERSVPIKRKILGIPIVSLIGFPIFAFLAFILAITWGNPILLPINIQTLASLGIIYAGGGIIYFIAAQLNKKKGIEVSLLFQEIPPE
- a CDS encoding glycosyltransferase family 39 protein; translation: MIRKYLDLIFYSTLGIVVAVYTYFTVKTFLPVNAYIGDEVWYPTAAYNMLKLIFHVSPPMYFPYPTGHPGICTFINICHPPLAKYIMDIFILIMGYSPLAWRIPSWIIGDLILITGFFFTREVLGKDLIGNLGGIFTAVILASCPNLWVLHGTAMLDIYVAFFSFLSLYFLLKNKLLLSMIFLGLAIASKEPAVMLIFPALYYIGEIEKRPIKRAYLGLAIPALVYIIVSLPIIIYVGGPLAWLHAKIDNTVIWDVSNGHISLNAVTQISAPWDWFLNIHPFGMGHGFYANVNPIIMILWAVTTPIAFIMKNLKMIITTMFAWSEWLGFVLVYILGNHTQFSFYVTDFAPFVDSYVVIVLFTIARKFYIRKEEKNVKENYSGGIS
- a CDS encoding ABC transporter permease, with protein sequence MRSNFILTFAWFYGYSNIRRAPIYILAYLSLPLSLLFFIYVISKGELLAYGIVGGLLSVIVSNSISLIGDFAFLRLQLRLQDLLVSTEIGPMDYILGLTLGNFIYTLPGIVIYILLGIIFHVFSTIQLLIILGISAVLLISTTSLSITLASLIRHTRHSWGLSTFLSLIFTILPPLYYPYSILPKDVLYLLLLSPSTPASMIVQGILNLQNTDQISIVAFILESIVLISLPRYAMRWRE